A genomic segment from Tissierellales bacterium encodes:
- a CDS encoding DUF6648 family protein encodes MSYCKEDDIFQTFFDNRLSLIIQYTNGDINKREFLEGNFDFVQAMNVEPFSKIDSYEKGMYNYQYYNVLAKYYTMLAKDIKRSGKDEKYYIDYLNKGKYYYDEKDKATVELLKYLKFKNIDAYFINTQSRYLDDKLYEIVLLDYKDAIFHSKSLWLLDILRKEGVFIEGKKTSLIDDYINERY; translated from the coding sequence TTGTCTTATTGCAAGGAAGATGATATTTTTCAAACATTTTTTGACAACAGATTATCTCTTATTATCCAATATACTAATGGTGATATTAATAAAAGAGAGTTTTTAGAAGGTAATTTTGACTTTGTTCAAGCTATGAATGTAGAACCTTTCTCTAAAATAGATAGTTATGAAAAGGGAATGTATAACTATCAATATTACAATGTTTTAGCTAAATATTATACTATGTTGGCAAAAGACATAAAAAGGTCAGGGAAAGATGAAAAGTATTATATTGACTACTTAAACAAGGGCAAGTATTACTATGATGAAAAAGACAAAGCTACAGTGGAATTATTAAAATACTTGAAGTTTAAAAATATAGATGCATATTTTATTAATACCCAATCAAGATATTTAGATGATAAACTTTATGAGATAGTCCTTTTAGATTATAAAGATGCAATTTTTCATTCTAAAAGTTTATGGCTTTTAGATATTTTAAGAAAAGAAGGAGTATTTATAGAAGGAAAGAAAACTTCCTTAATTGATGATTATATTAATGAAAGATATTAA